A window of Candidatus Neomarinimicrobiota bacterium genomic DNA:
GTGGTCGTACGGTTGGTGCTGGTGTAGTGACTGAGATTGTGGAGTAGATGGTTGGCGGCCCAGACACTAAGAATCAAACTCAAGGCCTACGATCATAGACTGATCGACAAGTCTACGGAGAAGATCGTAAAAACGGTTAAACAGACGGGTGCTATTTTAACAGGCCCTATTCCGCTCCCGACGAAAAGAACGATTTACACAGTTCTCCGCTCGCCGCATGTAAACAAGAAATCAAGAGAACAGTTTCAGACAAAGACCCACAAACGTTTAATCGAAATACTCAATGCGTCACCTAAAACAGTCGATGCACTGATGAAGTTGGACCTCTCAGCGGGAGTTGATATCGAGATTAAGGCCTAATCATGACTGGATTGATTGGAAAAAAGATCGGTATGACACGTCTCTTCAGCCAGGATGGGGAAAGCCAAGCCGTTACAGTTCTTGAGGCCGGGCCTTGTACTGTTACTCAAGTCAAAACTGAGGAAAAAGATGGCTATTCAGCGGTCCAAGTCGGCTTTGGTGAAAAAAGTGAAAAGCAGGTAAATCGTCCTGCTGAAGGCCATTTTAAGAAAGCGGGTGTCTCAGCAAAAAGGTGCTTGATGGAATTTCCAATGGGCCGTGGAAAAAAGCCAGAGCTGGGTGATGAGGTAACAGTTTCAATTTTCGGAGAAGGTGATTTTGTAACAGTCAAGGGCGTGTCTAAAGGTAAAGGTTTTACAGGTGTTGTTAAGCGCCACGGATTTAGCGGTGGTACGAAAACACACGGTCAATCAGACCGGCTCAGAGCGCCGGGCTCTATCGGCCAAGCGTCTGATCCTTCACGGGTTTGGCCTGGAACAAAAATGGCTGGCCAGCACGGGAATCGCAACATTGTTATGCAGAACTTGGAAGTGGTGAAGGTTGATCTTAAAAATCACCATCTCTTTTTAAAAGGCGCGGTACCTGGAGCAAAGAACGGAATTGTAGTGGTGACGAAATAAGATGGATTTACCTGTACACAATTTTGAAGGCGAAGTGATCTCAAAGATGAAAGTGAAGGACTCGGTTTTCAAGATTGAGCCGAATACCGACGTTGTGTATCGGGCGGTAGTGTCCGAAATGACCAACTCGCGGCAGGGGACACATTCCACTAAAACGCGATCTGAAGTTCGTGGAGGGGGAAGAAAGCCGTGGAGGCAGAAAGGTCGAGGAGTTGCCCGTGCAGGATCTATCCGCTCTCCGATCTGGAAAGGCGGAGGCGTAACTCACGGTCCCAAGCCGAAGGATTATTTATACAAACTTCCCAAGAAAATGAAGAGGTTGGCACGTAGGAGCGTTCTCTCTCAGCGGGCCGGTGATAAGGAGATAATGGTAGTGGAAGAGATTTCACTGGCATCACCTAAAACAAAAGATTTTTCTTACATTTTGAACAAGTTGGGAATAGATGGGAAAAAGACCACATTTTTCCCGGCAGCCAGTAATAAGAATGTAGCCCTTTCAGTCAGGAACCTACCAAATGTAACTATTGTTGAGGCAACGAACGCATCGACCTACGATCTGCTTAATGCGGAGGTCCTGCTTTTTGAAAAAGACGGGCTGAAGAATCTTAATGACCAATTGGCAGTGAATTAACATGTATAAGAAGAGGCAAATATTGTTCCGCCCTATTCTCACTGAGAAGATGAATCAACTTGAGGATTCTCAGAATATGTATGCTTTTCAAGTCGATCCTCATTCAAATAAGATTGAGATCAAGCGGGCTGTGGAAGAAAAGTTTGATGTGAAAATAACAAAGGTCCGCACAATGAACTTCCTCGGAAAAAGTAAACAAATGTCTGTCCGAAGCGGCGGCCGTGTTATCAAGACATCAGGCAAGAGATCGAGCTGGAAAAAGGCCGTTGTTACCCTGGATAAAGGTTTCTCTATTGATCTTTACGATTCAGGAGTTGAAAGCTAACAATGCCTGTTAAAACAGTTAAACCGACCACTCCCGGCCAACGGCAAAAGTCTGTATCGACTTTTGAGGAAATTACTAGAAGTAAACCGGAGAAGAGCCTTATCCGTCCACTAAAGAAGAGTGGTGGTCGCAATAATAAAGGACGTATCACAAGCCGACGCCGCGGCGGCGGGCATAAACGTCAGTACCGCATCATTGATTTCAAACGAAACAAATTTGATATTCCTGCAAAAGTTGCAGCCATCGAGTATGATCCAAACCGTTCTGCCCGTATTGCTCTCTTACACTATGCTGATGGAGAGAAACGTTACATCCTGGCGCCATACGGAATTAAAGTGGGAGATGAGGTTGTTTCGTCACAGAAAAAGGCGCCGCTGAAGATTGGTAACTGTTTACCTCTTTCAAAGATTCCGTCAGGGTTTTTTATTCATAATGTTGAGCTTGTACCCGGCAAGGGTGCACAGATGGTTCGCAGTGCCGGTGTTGGCGCGCAAATGTTAGCAAAAGACGCCGGTATGGTCACTCTGAAACTTCCATCGGGAGAAGTGAGAATGGTGGACGAAAAATGTATGGTCACCATCGGAGAAGTGGGCAACAAAAGTCATGAGGCAGTGAAGCTCGGTAAAGCGGGCCGGGCAAGATGGCTTGGCAGGCGGCCGAAAGTTCGCGGCGTAG
This region includes:
- a CDS encoding 50S ribosomal protein L23: MYKKRQILFRPILTEKMNQLEDSQNMYAFQVDPHSNKIEIKRAVEEKFDVKITKVRTMNFLGKSKQMSVRSGGRVIKTSGKRSSWKKAVVTLDKGFSIDLYDSGVES
- a CDS encoding 50S ribosomal protein L3, which translates into the protein MTGLIGKKIGMTRLFSQDGESQAVTVLEAGPCTVTQVKTEEKDGYSAVQVGFGEKSEKQVNRPAEGHFKKAGVSAKRCLMEFPMGRGKKPELGDEVTVSIFGEGDFVTVKGVSKGKGFTGVVKRHGFSGGTKTHGQSDRLRAPGSIGQASDPSRVWPGTKMAGQHGNRNIVMQNLEVVKVDLKNHHLFLKGAVPGAKNGIVVVTK
- the rplD gene encoding 50S ribosomal protein L4; translation: MDLPVHNFEGEVISKMKVKDSVFKIEPNTDVVYRAVVSEMTNSRQGTHSTKTRSEVRGGGRKPWRQKGRGVARAGSIRSPIWKGGGVTHGPKPKDYLYKLPKKMKRLARRSVLSQRAGDKEIMVVEEISLASPKTKDFSYILNKLGIDGKKTTFFPAASNKNVALSVRNLPNVTIVEATNASTYDLLNAEVLLFEKDGLKNLNDQLAVN
- the rpsJ gene encoding 30S ribosomal protein S10 — its product is MAAQTLRIKLKAYDHRLIDKSTEKIVKTVKQTGAILTGPIPLPTKRTIYTVLRSPHVNKKSREQFQTKTHKRLIEILNASPKTVDALMKLDLSAGVDIEIKA
- the rplB gene encoding 50S ribosomal protein L2 — translated: MPVKTVKPTTPGQRQKSVSTFEEITRSKPEKSLIRPLKKSGGRNNKGRITSRRRGGGHKRQYRIIDFKRNKFDIPAKVAAIEYDPNRSARIALLHYADGEKRYILAPYGIKVGDEVVSSQKKAPLKIGNCLPLSKIPSGFFIHNVELVPGKGAQMVRSAGVGAQMLAKDAGMVTLKLPSGEVRMVDEKCMVTIGEVGNKSHEAVKLGKAGRARWLGRRPKVRGVAMNPVDHPMGGGEGKSSGGRHPTTPWGKPTKGYKTRKKNKASNRYIAKRRK